The Tamandua tetradactyla isolate mTamTet1 chromosome 5, mTamTet1.pri, whole genome shotgun sequence genome window below encodes:
- the LOC143685109 gene encoding amine sulfotransferase-like isoform X2, with amino-acid sequence MDIDTYLLRFKGCYFERSVVDIDLLENLDDFEIRDDDVFIITYPKSGTIWTQHILSLIYYEGHRNRTENVDTLDRAPFLEYNSRKVDFSKRPSPRIFSSHIPYYLAPRGLKNRKAKIVYTYRNPKDILISYYYFSNVVAALQAPQNLEQFMKRFLDGKVLGNLWFDHIRGWYEHKHDFNILFMKYEDMKKDLRSSVLKLCTFLEKELSEEDLDTVVRQATFQNMKINPLANYNAILKDEIGTRNDGQFLRKGAAHCLFY; translated from the exons ATGGACATTGATACATATTTACTGAGATTTAAAGGTTGTTATTTTGAACGTTCTGTAGTTGATATTGACCTACTAGAAAATCTAGATGATTTTGAAATTAGAGATGATGATGTCTTCATAATCACATATCCAAAATCTG GTACCATCTGGACTCAGCATATATTAAGCTTGATTTATTATGAGGGACATCGTAACAGAACCGAAAATGTGGATACCCTTGACAGAGCCCCCTTCCTGGAATACAATTCGCGTAAAGTGGACTTCAGCAAGAGACCATCACCTCGCATCTTCAGTTCCCACATCCCATATTATTTAGCACCAAGAGGTCTCAAGAACAGAAAAGCTAAA ATTGTTTACACCTACAGAAACCCTAAGGACATTTTGAtctcatattattatttttctaatgtggTAGCTGCATTACAAGCTCCGCAGAATTTAGAACAATTCATGAAACGGTTTCTAGATGGAAAAG TGCTAGGAAACCTTTGGTTTGATCACATCAGAGGATGGTATGAACACAAACATGACTTCAACATTCTGTTTATGAAGTATGAAGATATGAAGAAG GATCTCAGAAGTTCCGTATTAAAACTCTGCACTTTTCTTGAGAAAGAACTGAGTGAAGAGGACTTGGATACAGTGGTCAGACAGGCTACCTTTCAGAACATGAAGATTAATCCACTAGCAAACTACAATGCTATTCTAAAAGATGAAATTGGGACAAGAAACGATGGACAATTCCTGCGCAAAG GTGCTGCTCATTGCTTGTTCTACTAG
- the LOC143685109 gene encoding amine sulfotransferase-like isoform X1: MDIDTYLLRFKGCYFERSVVDIDLLENLDDFEIRDDDVFIITYPKSGTIWTQHILSLIYYEGHRNRTENVDTLDRAPFLEYNSRKVDFSKRPSPRIFSSHIPYYLAPRGLKNRKAKIVYTYRNPKDILISYYYFSNVVAALQAPQNLEQFMKRFLDGKVLGNLWFDHIRGWYEHKHDFNILFMKYEDMKKDLRSSVLKLCTFLEKELSEEDLDTVVRQATFQNMKINPLANYNAILKDEIGTRNDGQFLRKGTIGDWKHHLTVEQNERFDRIFQRNMKDFPLKFTWDLKEEENWNDSPKET, translated from the exons ATGGACATTGATACATATTTACTGAGATTTAAAGGTTGTTATTTTGAACGTTCTGTAGTTGATATTGACCTACTAGAAAATCTAGATGATTTTGAAATTAGAGATGATGATGTCTTCATAATCACATATCCAAAATCTG GTACCATCTGGACTCAGCATATATTAAGCTTGATTTATTATGAGGGACATCGTAACAGAACCGAAAATGTGGATACCCTTGACAGAGCCCCCTTCCTGGAATACAATTCGCGTAAAGTGGACTTCAGCAAGAGACCATCACCTCGCATCTTCAGTTCCCACATCCCATATTATTTAGCACCAAGAGGTCTCAAGAACAGAAAAGCTAAA ATTGTTTACACCTACAGAAACCCTAAGGACATTTTGAtctcatattattatttttctaatgtggTAGCTGCATTACAAGCTCCGCAGAATTTAGAACAATTCATGAAACGGTTTCTAGATGGAAAAG TGCTAGGAAACCTTTGGTTTGATCACATCAGAGGATGGTATGAACACAAACATGACTTCAACATTCTGTTTATGAAGTATGAAGATATGAAGAAG GATCTCAGAAGTTCCGTATTAAAACTCTGCACTTTTCTTGAGAAAGAACTGAGTGAAGAGGACTTGGATACAGTGGTCAGACAGGCTACCTTTCAGAACATGAAGATTAATCCACTAGCAAACTACAATGCTATTCTAAAAGATGAAATTGGGACAAGAAACGATGGACAATTCCTGCGCAAAG GTACTATTGGAGACTGGAAACATCACTTGACTGTGGAGCAGAATGAAAGATTTGACAGGATATTCCAAAGAAACATGAAAGATTTCCCCTTGAAGTTCACCTGGGATTTAAAAGAGGAGGAGAATTGGAATGACAGtccaaaagaaacataa